A region of the Cytobacillus luteolus genome:
TTTGGAGATCAATGATTGGCTTACTGATTTTAAAGTGAACAAATCTACAACGATTAAAAGCGCTTTGAGGTATATCTGTGGCCTCTGTAGTGAAAAGAAACTGTGACCACAAGGATTGCTCTGTAGTTTGCGCATTTGACTCTAGTTCATAAAACTCAAAAAGAGTACTTAATAGGACAACTTCTTTTTCAGAAATAGCGTCCTTTTTGATGCCAAAATGGATTCCAGTATCTGAAATGAACCAGATGTAACTTGGATCTCCTCCTGAATTTGAGACTATGAAGGAATCCTTATAAAGGTTTTTAAGTTTTTCAATCATAAGCTTATTTTCCCCTCGAAAATGACCTGACCTTATTATACTAAAAAAAGAAGAGTGAAGCACTGTGCTTCACTCTCACATGAGAATTAGTTGTCTATGTCTGCAGGAGGCTCCTCCGGCTTTAAATCTCTAGCTTCTTCAATGTTGGCAACTTCATCCTTACGATGGACTGAGCCTCCAGACATCCCTTCGTTGATAAACCTGTCAACGTCTAGGAAGACCTTGTCTTTTCCTTCGTAAAGTAAGTCATCTTTAACTTCATCTTTTCTACTCATAGCAATGCTCCTCCCTTGTTCATCATCTATAGTGTGTGAAGGGAGAGGAGCTTGTTATTCATATACATGAAAAAGCATTAGTTCATGTATTTGAGATTTTAGCTGCTCTTCATATTCTGATGTCGGGAGTTCGCTACTCCACTCAATTTGTCCATCTTTATGATAGATGCCATGATACCCAGTACCTTTAAAGAAAAAGGAAAAGCGCCAACCAGGTATTTGTGTATTGTCAAATAAAGGCTTCCATTGAAAATGTGAAATCATTGATTATTTTCCTCCTAACAAGCTAGGGTGTGCTTGCCCTCATTATAAGGAGTTTGGTCAGATTTTCAAGACCTTTGTTTTTTATGGACCTTTCATCAAAAACCATTGGCTTAGAGTTTACCTCATAAATATAGTAATGATTATCCGCTGATTTTCCAAGATCAATAGAAAATTCACCAATAAAGGAATTTGTCTCTTTGGTTAATTGCTTCCCAATTTCATTAACGATCAAATCTATCTTTTCTTCATCTATCCTATGTTTGATTTGTTCATAAGGATAAATAGTTCCCCCATTAGGGATATGGGTTGTGATTTCTTGTTCTCCAGCCATTCTTACTCCAATCCCACTAACTTGATACTTTTCTGTAGCAACAGAATGTACTAAAAGGCGTAAGTCATATCGCTTTCCGTTAATCCTGTCAGACTGAATCGCTTGTTGAATGATATAAGGAGAACTGGCAGTATGTGAACGAATTGCTTCCCATAGATCGTTTAGATTAGCAAAAGAATGTTGATTACCCTTACTTAGAAGGAGGATTTCTCCAGAAGATTTAGAATCAATTTTGAAAATCCCTTTTCCTTTAGAACCTTCAGATGGTTTAATATAAACCTCTTTATAAATATGAAGCATTTCAATAAGTGCTTGAATGCTTGTTAATGATTTAGTTAAGGGTAAATGATGTCTGAGCTCCGGATTGTTCCAAAGCCAACGGAATGTGTTCCATTTAGAAAAAAAGAAGGGATTAAAGTATGGTATCGATTGCTTATGTAAAAATGCAAGCACATCTTGAAATGATTCAGCCTTTTCCATCTTTCTAAATGGAATTCGGTTATAAACTATATTGGGTAAAGGGGTTTCTGCTTTCACCCACTTACTAATACGATCAAAATAAATATATCCATTAAGTCCAGTTTCATGAAGGGAAGAAGGGGTAAATACAACACATAACGCTCCGCTACTTGATAAAGAATGGTGAAGCCTTAAAAAAGTACCAGGATTACCAATTAATTCATAATGCTCTCCTTCACCAGCAAGGACCCCAACAATTGGACCGACAACTTTTCCATTGACCGCTAAGTTAAAAGGGAGCAATTTCTCGTGTATGCTCCCTGAAAACGTTACTTCTAAAAAGTTATGTCCCCACTTAATTGAGTCTTCTGACTCATTTTGAACCCAACGACGAGTATACGGGTCATAATAAAGTTTAATTCTCATAATTGTAAAATTTCCTCAGGCTGCTTTATGGTTTTTTCGGTTAAAAATAGTGCATAAAGCAAGGAAAGTTGGCGGGAATGTAAGTCATTTTCCCTTAATTTAGGGTGCGAGAAAATCGAGCGTCCAGGTTTAGAATTGGCTTCAAATAACCAGATTTTATTGTCTTTGTCAATTCCAAGGTCAAAACCAATTTCTCCAATTGAACCTTTTATATGAAAATCAATAGCATGGCTAAGTCTTAATGCAGCTTGGTTTAAAGACTCAATTGCCTTAAAGCATTCTTTTTTATCTGGGAAGATTTCGTCAACCGTTTTAACGACACCACCATTATTTAGATGTGTAGTCACGCTCCCTCTACCCGCAATTTTGCCTGCGATAACACTAACCTTCCATTTGCCGTTCGCATCTTTATTTGTATGGACTCTAAAATCAATCGTTTTATGGTCAGAACGTTGTAATGAGATTCCTTGTTGTACGATATAATCTTTCAATTTTTTGTTTCTAAATAAATAATTTATGCACGATTCTAGGGAAGAAAACTTTTGAAGTCTGTTTGCATTTTTATCATCATTGTACCTACAGTAGTAAGCTCCTTCTTCCTTTGAATAAATAATTTGATAAACACCAAGTCCCAGGCTCCCATTAGCTGGTTTTAAATACACATG
Encoded here:
- a CDS encoding YheE family protein; amino-acid sequence: MISHFQWKPLFDNTQIPGWRFSFFFKGTGYHGIYHKDGQIEWSSELPTSEYEEQLKSQIHELMLFHVYE
- a CDS encoding YheC/YheD family protein; the encoded protein is MRIKLYYDPYTRRWVQNESEDSIKWGHNFLEVTFSGSIHEKLLPFNLAVNGKVVGPIVGVLAGEGEHYELIGNPGTFLRLHHSLSSSGALCVVFTPSSLHETGLNGYIYFDRISKWVKAETPLPNIVYNRIPFRKMEKAESFQDVLAFLHKQSIPYFNPFFFSKWNTFRWLWNNPELRHHLPLTKSLTSIQALIEMLHIYKEVYIKPSEGSKGKGIFKIDSKSSGEILLLSKGNQHSFANLNDLWEAIRSHTASSPYIIQQAIQSDRINGKRYDLRLLVHSVATEKYQVSGIGVRMAGEQEITTHIPNGGTIYPYEQIKHRIDEEKIDLIVNEIGKQLTKETNSFIGEFSIDLGKSADNHYYIYEVNSKPMVFDERSIKNKGLENLTKLLIMRASTP